The following proteins are encoded in a genomic region of Pseudomonas sp. Os17:
- a CDS encoding UDP-glucose 4-epimerase family protein: protein MSRVLLTGASGFVGRAVVERLSSISAHQLTVAIRKPLQGLAATTNAVQINQIDGATDWTQILPDCDVVIHAAARVHVMQEFSVDPLASFRKVNVEGTLKLARQAAQRGVRRFIFISSIKVNGEGTSLGIPYTADSELLPLDPYGISKMEAEKGLLSIASQTGMEVVIIRPPLVYGPGVKANFLTMMQYLYKGVPLPFGSIHNRRSLVALDNLVDLIVTCINHPEAANQVFLVSDGDDLSTTALMRKMGDALGKPARLLPVPSGILTFFAGLLGRTSLSQRLCGSLQVDIAKNRELLGWVPPVSVDSALILTAKHFLEGET from the coding sequence ATGAGTAGAGTCCTTTTGACGGGCGCTTCCGGTTTTGTAGGACGGGCTGTTGTTGAGCGCTTGTCTAGTATTTCAGCTCATCAATTAACCGTCGCAATACGCAAGCCATTGCAGGGCTTAGCAGCCACTACGAATGCAGTTCAGATCAACCAGATAGATGGTGCTACTGATTGGACTCAGATTCTGCCCGATTGTGATGTTGTCATACATGCAGCAGCCCGTGTTCATGTGATGCAAGAGTTCTCTGTGGATCCTCTTGCTTCGTTTCGAAAGGTGAATGTGGAAGGAACGCTAAAACTGGCGCGACAAGCAGCCCAAAGAGGAGTGCGTCGTTTTATATTTATCAGCTCCATCAAAGTCAATGGTGAGGGGACGTCACTCGGTATCCCCTATACTGCCGATTCAGAGTTACTCCCGCTTGACCCTTATGGCATCTCGAAGATGGAGGCGGAAAAAGGACTTTTAAGTATTGCCTCGCAAACGGGGATGGAGGTAGTGATCATTCGTCCACCGCTTGTTTATGGTCCCGGAGTTAAGGCGAATTTTTTGACTATGATGCAGTACTTGTATAAAGGAGTTCCCTTACCCTTCGGCTCCATACACAATCGAAGAAGCTTAGTGGCATTGGATAATTTGGTAGACCTAATTGTAACTTGCATTAATCATCCCGAGGCCGCAAATCAAGTTTTTTTGGTTAGTGATGGGGACGATCTATCAACTACTGCATTGATGAGAAAGATGGGGGATGCACTGGGTAAGCCTGCTCGCTTATTGCCGGTGCCGAGCGGTATTTTGACATTTTTTGCTGGTCTGTTAGGAAGGACATCACTTTCTCAGCGATTATGTGGTTCGCTTCAAGTTGATATTGCAAAAAATCGCGAACTGTTGGGGTGGGTTCCGCCTGTCAGTGTAGATTCGGCGCTTATTCTTACGGCCAAACATTTTCTTGAGGGAGAAACTTAG
- the ihfB gene encoding integration host factor subunit beta → MTKSELIERIVTHQGLLSSKDVELAIKTMLEQMSQCLATGDRIEIRGFGSFSLHYRAPRVGRNPKTGQSVSLDGKFVPHFKPGKELRDRVNEDEE, encoded by the coding sequence ATGACGAAGTCGGAGTTGATCGAACGAATTGTCACCCATCAAGGGCTGCTGTCATCTAAGGATGTCGAGTTGGCCATCAAGACAATGCTTGAGCAAATGTCTCAGTGTTTGGCTACAGGTGATCGGATTGAAATTCGCGGGTTTGGTAGTTTTTCGCTTCACTATCGGGCTCCTCGGGTAGGTCGGAATCCAAAAACGGGTCAATCAGTTAGTTTGGATGGAAAATTCGTTCCACATTTCAAGCCTGGTAAAGAGCTCAGAGATCGGGTGAATGAAGATGAGGAATGA
- the rpsA gene encoding 30S ribosomal protein S1 encodes MSESFAELFEESLKTLNLQAGSIITGVIVDIDYQARWVTVHAGLKSEALIPLEQFYNDAGELSINVGDEVHVALDSVEDGFGETKLSREKAKRAECWIVLEAAFAAEEVVKGVINGKVKGGFTVDVNGIRAFLPGSLVDVRPVRDTTHLEGKELEFKVIKLDQKRNNVVVSRRSVLEAENSAEREALLESLQEGQQVKGIVKNLTDYGAFVDLGGVDGLLHITDMAWKRIKHPSEIVNVGDEIDVKVLKYDRERNRVSLGLKQLGEDPWVAIKARYPESTRVTARVTNLTDYGCFAELEEGVEGLVHVSEMDWTNKNIHPSKVVQVGDEVEVMVLDIDEERRRISLGIKQCKSNPWEDFSGQFNKGDKISGTIKSITDFGIFIGLDGGIDGLVHLSDISWNEVGEEAVRRFKKGDELDTVILSVDPERERISLGIKQLESDPFSEYVQENDKGAIVKGVVKEVDAKGAIITLANDIEATLKASEISRDRIEDARNVLKEGEEVEAKIISVDRKSRVIQLSIKSKDVEDEKEAIQSLRDKPAASDIAAGPTTLGDLLRAQMEKQN; translated from the coding sequence ATGAGCGAAAGCTTTGCGGAACTCTTTGAAGAAAGCCTAAAAACCCTGAACCTTCAGGCAGGCTCCATCATCACCGGTGTTATCGTCGACATCGACTACCAAGCGCGTTGGGTAACAGTTCACGCTGGTCTGAAGTCTGAAGCACTGATCCCGCTTGAGCAGTTCTACAACGATGCTGGCGAACTGTCCATCAATGTTGGTGATGAAGTTCACGTTGCTCTGGATTCGGTTGAAGACGGTTTCGGTGAAACCAAGCTCTCCCGTGAAAAAGCCAAGCGCGCTGAATGCTGGATCGTTCTGGAAGCAGCCTTCGCAGCCGAAGAAGTGGTCAAGGGCGTTATCAACGGTAAGGTTAAAGGCGGCTTCACTGTCGACGTTAACGGCATCCGTGCGTTCCTGCCAGGTTCTCTGGTTGACGTCCGTCCAGTGCGCGATACCACGCACCTGGAAGGCAAAGAGCTCGAGTTTAAAGTCATCAAACTCGATCAGAAGCGCAACAACGTTGTCGTTTCCCGTCGTAGCGTCCTCGAAGCCGAGAACTCCGCTGAGCGTGAAGCTCTGCTGGAATCCCTGCAGGAAGGTCAGCAAGTCAAAGGTATCGTCAAGAACCTCACCGACTACGGCGCATTCGTTGATCTGGGCGGCGTCGATGGCTTGCTGCACATCACCGACATGGCTTGGAAGCGCATCAAGCATCCATCCGAGATCGTCAACGTTGGTGACGAGATCGATGTCAAGGTTCTGAAGTACGATCGCGAGCGCAATCGTGTTTCCTTGGGTCTGAAGCAACTGGGCGAAGATCCATGGGTCGCTATCAAGGCTCGTTACCCAGAAAGCACCCGCGTTACCGCGCGTGTAACCAACCTGACCGACTACGGCTGCTTCGCTGAGCTGGAAGAGGGCGTTGAAGGCCTGGTACACGTTTCGGAAATGGACTGGACCAACAAGAACATCCATCCTTCGAAAGTCGTACAAGTTGGCGACGAAGTGGAAGTTATGGTTCTGGACATCGACGAAGAGCGTCGTCGTATCTCCCTCGGCATCAAGCAGTGCAAGTCCAACCCATGGGAAGACTTCTCTGGCCAATTCAACAAGGGCGATAAAATCTCCGGCACCATCAAGTCGATCACCGATTTCGGTATCTTCATTGGTCTGGACGGCGGCATCGACGGTCTGGTTCACCTGTCCGACATCTCCTGGAACGAAGTGGGCGAAGAAGCCGTACGTCGCTTCAAGAAGGGCGACGAGCTGGACACCGTTATCCTGTCGGTTGACCCAGAGCGCGAGCGTATCTCCCTGGGTATCAAGCAGCTGGAAAGCGATCCGTTCTCCGAGTACGTTCAAGAGAACGACAAAGGCGCAATCGTTAAGGGTGTTGTAAAAGAAGTTGACGCCAAAGGCGCCATCATCACCCTGGCTAACGATATCGAAGCTACTCTGAAAGCCTCCGAAATCAGCCGCGACCGCATCGAAGATGCGCGTAACGTTCTGAAAGAAGGCGAAGAAGTTGAAGCCAAGATCATCAGCGTTGACCGTAAGAGCCGTGTAATCCAGCTCTCGATCAAGTCGAAAGACGTTGAAGACGAGAAAGAAGCTATCCAGAGCCTGCGCGACAAGCCAGCTGCTTCGGATATCGCTGCTGGTCCTACCACTCTGGGCGACCTGCTGCGTGCACAGATGGAAAAACAGAACTAA
- the cmk gene encoding (d)CMP kinase, which translates to MNIKAPVITIDGPSGSGKGTIAGKLAKHLGWCLLDSGALYRLLAFAARNHGVDLTNEESLKLLAAHLDVQFLGATENHPQRIILEGDDVTDDLRNEQVGSWASQVAALPAVRDALLQRQRAFQEPPGLVADGRDMGTVVFPDAPLKIFLTASAEERARRRYLQLKGKVDGVSLSSLLDEIRARDERDTQRAVAPLKPAADAIQLDSTELSIDQVLQRILSEIAIRDIAG; encoded by the coding sequence GTGAATATCAAGGCGCCTGTAATCACCATCGACGGGCCCAGCGGTTCCGGCAAGGGCACCATTGCCGGCAAGTTGGCCAAGCATTTGGGGTGGTGCTTGCTGGATTCCGGCGCTTTGTACCGGTTGCTGGCGTTCGCGGCACGCAATCATGGGGTCGACCTGACCAACGAAGAGTCGCTTAAGTTGCTGGCGGCGCATCTTGATGTGCAGTTTCTTGGCGCCACCGAAAATCATCCGCAGAGAATCATTCTCGAGGGCGATGATGTAACTGATGATCTGCGTAATGAGCAGGTTGGTTCCTGGGCTTCTCAGGTCGCGGCGCTGCCGGCCGTGCGTGATGCCTTGTTGCAGCGTCAGCGAGCTTTTCAGGAGCCGCCGGGGCTGGTTGCGGATGGTCGCGATATGGGGACAGTGGTGTTTCCGGATGCGCCGTTAAAAATTTTCCTCACTGCCAGTGCCGAGGAGCGTGCTCGTCGACGTTACTTGCAGTTGAAGGGGAAAGTCGATGGTGTTAGTCTGTCCAGTCTGCTAGATGAGATTCGTGCGCGCGATGAGCGCGATACCCAGCGAGCGGTGGCCCCGCTCAAGCCGGCGGCCGACGCCATACAGCTGGATTCTACGGAGTTGTCCATCGATCAGGTGTTGCAACGCATTCTGAGCGAGATCGCCATTCGCGATATCGCCGGGTGA
- a CDS encoding bifunctional prephenate dehydrogenase/3-phosphoshikimate 1-carboxyvinyltransferase, with translation MIGRLVVIGLGLIGGSFAKGLRESGVCREVVGVDLDPQSRQLAVELGVVDRCEEDLALACQGADVIQLAVPILAMEKLLALLARMDLGQAVLTDVGSAKGNVVRAAQEAFAGMPARFVPGHPIAGSEQSGVEASNAQLFRRHKVILTPLEQTDPDALDLVDRLWRELGADVEHMQVERHDEVLAATSHLPHLLAFGLVDSLAKRSENLDIFRYAAGGFRDFTRIAGSDPVMWHDIFLANREAVLRTLDTFRNDLDALRDAVDAGDGHQLLGVFTRARVAREHFGKILARRAYVDAMNSNDLIFLANPGGRLSGRIRVPGDKSISHRSIMLGSLAEGTTEVEGFLEGEDALATLQAFRDMGVVIEGPHHGRVTIHGVGLHGLKPAPGPIYLGNSGTSMRLLSGLLAAQSFDSTLTGDPSLSKRPMNRVANPLREMGAVIETAAEGRPPMVIRGGHKLKGLTYTLPMASAQVKSCLLLAGLYADGKTTVTEPAPTRDHTERMLRGFGYSVNVDGATASVESGGKLKATHIEVPADISSAAFFLVAASIAEGSELVLEHVGINPTRTGVIDILRLMGADIRLENQREVGGEPVADLHVRAAKLKGIEIPEELVPLAIDEFPVLFVAAACAEGRTVLRGAEELRVKESDRIQVMADGLLTLGVKCEPTPDGIIIDGGQIGGGEVHGHGDHRIAMAFSVASLRANAPIRIHDCANVATSFPNFLALCAQVGIRVAQEAQS, from the coding sequence ATGATCGGTCGCCTGGTGGTGATCGGTCTGGGATTGATTGGCGGCTCCTTCGCTAAGGGGTTGCGCGAAAGTGGCGTGTGCCGCGAAGTGGTCGGTGTCGATCTGGACCCGCAGTCCCGCCAGTTGGCGGTTGAGCTGGGGGTTGTGGATCGCTGTGAAGAGGATCTGGCTCTGGCTTGCCAGGGGGCCGATGTGATTCAGCTGGCCGTGCCGATCCTGGCCATGGAAAAGCTTCTGGCGCTGTTGGCCAGGATGGATCTGGGGCAGGCGGTGCTGACCGATGTCGGCAGTGCCAAGGGTAATGTGGTGCGCGCGGCACAAGAGGCGTTTGCTGGCATGCCGGCGCGCTTCGTCCCCGGGCATCCGATTGCCGGCTCCGAGCAGAGCGGTGTCGAAGCCTCCAATGCCCAGCTGTTCCGTCGCCATAAAGTGATCCTGACGCCTCTGGAGCAAACCGATCCGGATGCGCTGGACCTGGTCGACAGGCTTTGGCGTGAACTGGGGGCGGATGTTGAACACATGCAGGTCGAGCGCCATGACGAGGTCCTGGCGGCCACCAGTCACTTGCCGCACTTGCTGGCATTCGGCCTGGTGGATTCGCTGGCCAAGCGCAGTGAAAATCTCGACATCTTCCGTTACGCTGCGGGCGGGTTCCGCGATTTCACGAGAATCGCCGGCAGCGACCCGGTCATGTGGCACGACATCTTCCTCGCCAATCGCGAAGCGGTTCTGCGCACACTCGATACATTTCGCAACGACCTCGACGCCCTGCGCGATGCGGTCGATGCAGGGGACGGGCATCAGTTGTTGGGCGTATTCACTCGCGCCCGGGTTGCCCGCGAGCATTTCGGTAAAATCCTGGCCCGCCGGGCCTATGTGGACGCTATGAACTCCAACGATCTGATTTTCCTGGCAAATCCTGGTGGCCGCCTGTCTGGGCGGATTCGTGTACCGGGCGACAAGTCGATTTCCCACCGTTCGATCATGCTCGGCTCCCTGGCTGAAGGCACCACTGAAGTCGAGGGTTTCCTCGAGGGTGAAGATGCCTTGGCCACGTTGCAGGCATTTCGCGACATGGGGGTGGTCATCGAGGGGCCGCACCATGGGCGTGTGACCATCCATGGCGTGGGGTTGCATGGCTTGAAGCCGGCACCGGGCCCGATCTACCTGGGCAACTCCGGTACTTCGATGCGTCTGCTCTCCGGTTTGCTGGCTGCACAGAGCTTCGACAGCACTCTGACGGGGGATCCTTCTCTGTCCAAGCGCCCAATGAACCGCGTGGCCAATCCGCTGCGGGAAATGGGGGCGGTGATCGAGACGGCGGCCGAAGGGCGTCCACCGATGGTGATTCGCGGTGGCCACAAGCTCAAGGGGCTGACCTATACCTTGCCAATGGCCAGTGCCCAGGTTAAGTCGTGCCTGCTGTTGGCCGGTTTGTACGCCGATGGGAAGACCACCGTCACCGAGCCTGCGCCGACTCGCGATCACACCGAGCGCATGCTGCGAGGCTTCGGTTACTCGGTGAATGTCGACGGTGCAACCGCTTCGGTTGAATCCGGCGGCAAGCTCAAGGCGACTCATATTGAAGTGCCGGCAGATATCTCCTCTGCAGCGTTCTTCCTGGTCGCGGCGTCGATCGCCGAAGGTTCGGAGCTGGTGCTTGAGCACGTGGGTATCAACCCGACCCGTACTGGCGTAATCGATATCTTGCGGCTGATGGGTGCTGATATTCGTCTGGAGAACCAGCGCGAAGTCGGCGGTGAGCCTGTTGCGGATCTGCATGTGCGCGCAGCCAAACTCAAGGGGATCGAGATTCCCGAGGAATTGGTACCGCTGGCAATTGATGAATTCCCTGTGTTGTTCGTGGCGGCGGCCTGCGCTGAAGGACGCACTGTGCTGCGCGGCGCGGAAGAGCTGCGGGTCAAGGAATCTGACCGCATCCAGGTCATGGCTGACGGCCTGTTGACCTTGGGGGTCAAGTGCGAGCCGACTCCGGACGGCATCATCATTGATGGTGGGCAGATCGGCGGGGGCGAAGTGCACGGTCACGGCGATCACCGTATTGCCATGGCCTTCAGTGTTGCCTCGTTGCGGGCCAATGCGCCGATTCGTATTCACGACTGCGCGAACGTCGCGACTTCGTTCCCGAATTTTCTCGCGCTGTGCGCGCAGGTGGGGATTCGGGTTGCACAAGAGGCTCAGTCGTGA
- the hisC gene encoding histidinol-phosphate transaminase yields the protein MSGDFLALAQPGVQQLSPYVPGKPVDELARELDIDPATIVKLASNENPLGASPKALAAIRDELAELTRYPDGNGFALKSLLAERCGVDIQQVTLGNGSNDILELVARAYLAPGLNAVFSEHAFAVYPIVTQAVGAAARVVPARNWGHDLPAMLKAINEQTRVVFIANPNNPTGTWFGAEELDEFLQDVPAHVLVVLDEAYIEYAEGSDLPDGLDFLAAYPNLLVSRTFSKAYGLAALRVGYGLSTPVVADVLNRVRQPFNVNSLALAAACAALQDGDYLVESRRLNEAGMQQLEAGFGDLGLSWIASKGNFIAVDVGREAAPVFQGLLREGVIVRPVANYGMPNHLRVTIGLPAENTRFLEALAKVLARG from the coding sequence ATGAGTGGCGACTTCCTCGCACTGGCACAACCAGGCGTGCAACAACTTTCGCCTTACGTTCCGGGCAAGCCCGTGGACGAACTGGCCCGTGAGCTGGACATCGATCCGGCCACCATCGTCAAGCTGGCGAGTAATGAAAACCCGCTGGGCGCCAGCCCCAAGGCGCTGGCGGCGATTCGTGACGAGCTGGCGGAATTGACCCGTTATCCCGATGGCAACGGCTTTGCCCTCAAATCCCTGCTGGCCGAACGCTGCGGCGTGGATATCCAGCAGGTCACTCTGGGCAACGGCTCCAACGACATCCTTGAGCTGGTGGCGCGGGCCTACCTGGCGCCAGGACTGAATGCGGTGTTCAGCGAGCATGCCTTTGCCGTCTATCCCATCGTGACCCAGGCGGTGGGGGCCGCGGCGCGTGTGGTTCCGGCCAGGAATTGGGGGCATGACTTGCCGGCCATGCTCAAGGCCATCAATGAGCAGACCCGTGTGGTGTTCATTGCCAACCCGAACAACCCGACCGGTACCTGGTTCGGTGCCGAAGAACTGGATGAGTTTCTGCAGGACGTCCCGGCTCATGTGCTGGTGGTACTGGACGAAGCCTATATCGAGTACGCCGAAGGCAGCGATCTGCCGGACGGCCTGGACTTCCTGGCGGCCTACCCGAACCTGCTGGTATCGCGGACCTTCTCCAAGGCCTATGGCCTGGCGGCCCTGCGGGTCGGTTATGGTCTTTCGACCCCGGTGGTGGCGGATGTGCTGAACCGAGTCCGTCAGCCGTTCAACGTCAACAGCCTGGCCCTGGCGGCGGCTTGTGCCGCGTTGCAGGATGGGGATTACCTGGTTGAGAGCCGTCGTTTGAATGAGGCGGGCATGCAGCAGCTGGAGGCCGGGTTCGGTGATCTGGGCTTGAGCTGGATTGCGTCCAAGGGCAACTTCATTGCCGTGGATGTGGGGCGCGAGGCTGCCCCCGTGTTTCAGGGCTTGTTGCGTGAAGGGGTGATTGTGCGTCCGGTGGCTAACTACGGGATGCCTAACCATTTGCGCGTCACCATCGGCTTGCCGGCGGAAAACACACGTTTCCTTGAGGCTTTGGCCAAGGTTCTGGCTCGTGGTTGA
- the pheA gene encoding prephenate dehydratase, with translation MSEQELKALRLRIDALDEKVLELISERARCAQEVARVKMASLAEGEVPVFYRPEREAQVLKRVMERNQGPLGNEEMARLFREIMSSCLALEQPLKVAYLGPEGTFTQAAAMKHFGHAVISKPMAAIDEVFREVAAGAVNFGVVPVENSTEGAVNHTLDSFLEHDMVICGEVELRIHHHLLVGENTKTDSISRIYSHAQSLAQCRKWLDAHYPNVERVAVSSNAEAAKRVKGEWNSAAIAGDMAAGLYGLTRLAEKIEDRPDNSTRFLMIGNQEVPPTGDDKTSIIVSMSNKPGALHELLVPFHDNGIDLTRIETRPSRSGKWTYVFFIDFVGHHRDPLIKDVLEKISQEAVALKVLGSYPKAVL, from the coding sequence ATGTCTGAGCAAGAACTCAAGGCCCTGCGCCTGCGCATCGATGCTCTGGACGAGAAGGTCCTGGAGTTGATCAGTGAGCGTGCGCGGTGTGCCCAGGAAGTTGCCCGGGTGAAGATGGCTTCCCTGGCAGAAGGCGAAGTGCCGGTGTTCTATCGTCCCGAGCGTGAAGCTCAGGTGCTCAAGCGTGTCATGGAGCGCAACCAGGGGCCGCTGGGCAACGAAGAGATGGCGCGTTTGTTTCGCGAAATCATGTCTTCGTGCCTGGCCTTGGAGCAGCCGCTGAAAGTGGCTTACCTCGGCCCTGAAGGTACCTTCACCCAGGCAGCGGCCATGAAGCACTTCGGTCACGCCGTGATCAGCAAGCCGATGGCGGCGATCGACGAGGTGTTCCGCGAAGTGGCGGCCGGCGCGGTCAATTTCGGCGTGGTGCCGGTGGAGAACTCCACCGAGGGCGCGGTCAACCATACCCTCGACAGCTTCCTCGAACACGACATGGTGATCTGCGGCGAAGTCGAGCTGCGTATCCACCACCATCTGCTGGTGGGCGAGAACACCAAGACCGACAGCATCAGTCGTATCTACTCCCATGCCCAGTCCCTGGCCCAGTGCCGCAAGTGGCTGGACGCCCATTATCCGAATGTCGAGCGCGTGGCGGTGTCCAGCAACGCTGAGGCGGCCAAACGGGTCAAGGGCGAATGGAACTCGGCGGCCATCGCCGGCGACATGGCTGCGGGTCTGTATGGGCTGACGCGCCTGGCAGAGAAGATCGAGGATCGTCCGGACAACTCCACGCGCTTCCTGATGATCGGTAATCAGGAAGTGCCGCCGACCGGCGACGACAAGACTTCGATCATTGTCTCCATGAGCAACAAGCCCGGTGCCCTGCACGAGTTGCTGGTGCCGTTCCACGACAACGGTATCGACCTAACGCGCATCGAGACCCGACCCTCGCGCAGCGGCAAATGGACCTATGTGTTCTTCATCGACTTCGTTGGCCACCACCGTGATCCGTTGATCAAGGATGTGCTGGAGAAGATCAGTCAGGAAGCAGTGGCACTCAAGGTGCTGGGTTCCTACCCGAAAGCGGTTCTCTGA
- the serC gene encoding 3-phosphoserine/phosphohydroxythreonine transaminase, translated as MSKRAYNFCAGPAALPEAVLLRAQAELLDWHGKGLSVMEMSHRSDEFVSIATKAEQDLRDLLNIPSNYKVLFLQGGASQQFAQIPLNLLPEGGKADYIDTGIWSQKAIEEASRYGQVNVAATAKPYDYFAIPGQNEWQLSKDAAYVHYAPNETIGGLEFNWIPQTGDVPLVADMSSDILSRPVDISRFGMIYAGAQKNIGPSGILVNIIREDLLGRARSLCPTMLDYKVAADNGSMYNTPPTLAWYLSGLVFEWLKEQGGVEAIAKLNEVKQRTLYDFIDASGLYSNPINKSDRSWMNVPFRLADDRLDKPFLAGAEARGLLNLKGHRSVGGMRASIYNAVDINAVNALVAYMAEFEKEHG; from the coding sequence GTGAGCAAACGAGCCTATAACTTCTGCGCAGGTCCCGCTGCGCTACCTGAAGCTGTCCTGTTGCGTGCCCAGGCCGAATTGCTGGATTGGCATGGCAAGGGCCTCTCGGTCATGGAGATGAGTCATCGCAGCGATGAATTCGTCTCCATTGCCACCAAGGCCGAGCAGGATCTGCGTGATCTGCTGAATATCCCCTCGAACTATAAAGTGCTGTTTCTGCAAGGCGGCGCCAGCCAGCAATTTGCCCAGATTCCACTGAACCTGCTGCCAGAAGGCGGCAAGGCTGACTACATCGACACCGGTATCTGGTCGCAGAAAGCCATCGAAGAGGCTTCCCGCTACGGTCAGGTCAATGTCGCGGCCACTGCCAAGCCTTACGACTACTTTGCGATTCCCGGCCAGAACGAATGGCAGCTGTCGAAAGACGCCGCCTACGTGCACTACGCGCCGAACGAAACCATCGGCGGCCTGGAGTTCAACTGGATCCCGCAAACCGGCGATGTTCCCCTGGTGGCCGACATGTCTTCCGACATCCTCTCGCGCCCTGTGGATATCTCCCGTTTCGGCATGATCTACGCCGGCGCGCAGAAGAACATCGGTCCCAGCGGCATCCTGGTGAACATCATTCGCGAAGACCTGCTGGGGCGTGCCCGTTCCCTGTGCCCGACCATGCTCGACTACAAGGTCGCTGCGGATAACGGCTCGATGTACAACACGCCGCCGACCCTGGCCTGGTACCTGTCCGGCCTGGTGTTCGAATGGCTGAAGGAGCAGGGCGGGGTGGAAGCCATCGCCAAGCTCAACGAGGTCAAGCAGCGCACCCTGTATGACTTCATCGATGCCAGCGGCCTGTACAGCAACCCGATCAACAAGTCCGACCGCTCGTGGATGAACGTGCCGTTCCGCCTGGCCGACGATCGCCTGGACAAGCCGTTCCTGGCTGGCGCCGAGGCCCGCGGTCTGCTCAACCTCAAGGGCCATCGCTCGGTGGGCGGCATGCGCGCCTCCATCTACAACGCCGTGGACATCAACGCCGTCAATGCGCTGGTGGCTTACATGGCAGAGTTCGAGAAGGAACACGGCTGA